The Takifugu rubripes chromosome 7, fTakRub1.2, whole genome shotgun sequence genome has a segment encoding these proteins:
- the esrp1 gene encoding epithelial splicing regulatory protein 1 isoform X5: MTAQVDYLVVLFTATSGASGDLLGSDEKELVQLVWQLVDLNNEKLGKVNELIIKPDLSESTEEKEDKDVVEEAVDGESGSKADSVFTATSFESALNLFHLQLTNEVNSAGAGTSVCLCTDGQLHIRQVIHPEAASKNILVPDCFYTFMDLRKEFKTHFPTSDLKALNVHAMADFLSVPSKLSAIWDPSDSVDPSAVLPSEVAVEQVQVMARIVLALLAQPFVHTFSSQERVSEKFETGTCSKMEKVCDSTVIRARGLPWQSSDQDIARFFRGLNIAKGGVALCLNAQGRRNGEALVRFINEEHRDLALQRHKHHMGNRYIEVYKATGEDFLKIAGGTSNEVAMFLSREDQIIVRMRGLPFTATHEQVLSFFSPGEGLKETCPISGGQDGILFVRYPDGRPTGDAFVLFACEEHAQCALRKHKEILGRRYIELFKSTAAEVQQVLNRYSSAPLIPVAPAPLVSVLPAVSLLPPPGGMRDCLRLRGLPYTASIEDILNFLGEFTQDVRQHGVHMVLNQQGRPSGDCFIQMTSLERALQASQRLHKQVMFSQRGSNSRYVEVFPCSAEEMGLVLMGGSLAHTHTHTHTRSRSGTGLSPPPCKSRRISPSSYPFSPAPPVLPCEAAALYPPMGQVLLSPHALPPGHPYYPASAQLYMNYTAYYPSPPGSPTTIGFFPSPSSMSSPGGLVRMPGLTYNSSGVKDLINAVQGYPYAPEDVVLRAHGPVHAQDPTGTLITHKDWVCISGV, translated from the exons ATGACGGCGCAGGTAGATTACCTTGTGGTGCTTTTCACCGCCACATCTGGCGCAAGCGGAGATCTACTGGGGAGTGACGAGAAGGAACTTGTGCAGTTGGTTTGGCAGCTGGTGGATTTAAATAACGAAAAG TTGGGCAAGGTGAATGAGCTCATCATAAAGCCTGACCTCTCAGAGTCcacagaagagaaagaggacaaggatgtggtggaggaggccgtGGACGGGGAGTCGGGATCCAAAGCCGACTCCGTCTTTACAGCCACGAGCTTTGAGTCGGCGTTAAACCTG TTTCACCTGCAACTGACAAACGAGGTCAACAGCGCAGGCGCAGGCACGTCGGTGTGTCTGTGTACCGACGGGCAGCTCCACATCCGTCAAGTGATTCACCCTGAGGCCGCCAGCAAG aACATCCTGGTCCCGGACTGTTTCTACACCTTTATGGACCTGCGGAAAGAATTTAAGACGCACTTTCCCACATCTGACCTCAAAGCCTTGAACGTCCACGCGATGGCAGACT TTCTTAGCGTCCCCTCTAAGCTGTCCGCCATTTGGGATCCCTCAGACTCAGTGGATCCTTCGGCCGTGTTGCCTTCAGAAGTCGCAGTGGAGCAGGTCCAGGTCATGGCCAGAATAGTCCTCGCCCTACTGGCTCAGCCATTTG TCCACACATTTTCTAGCCAGGAGAGAGTCAGCGAGAAATTTGAAACCGGCACTTG CAGTAAGATGGAGAAAGTGTGCGACAGCACGGTGATCCGAGCCAGGGGGCTGCCCTGGCAGTCCTCTGACCAGGACATCGCTCGGTTCTTCAGAGGACTCAACATCGCCAA AGGGGGGGTTGCACTTTGCCTTAATGCTCAGGGGAGGAGGAATGGAGAAGCTCTTGTTCGTTTCATCAACGAGGAACACCGAGACCTGgccctgcagagacacaaacaccacaTGGGCAACAGATACATAGAG GTTTACAAAGCGACAGGAGAAGACTTTCTGAAGATAGCCGGAG GTACCTCTAATGAGGTGGCCATGTTCCTGTCTCGTGAGGACCAGATCATAGTGAGAATGCGAGGTCTTCCTTTCACCGCCACCCACGAGCAGGTGCTCAGCTTCTTCTCGCCCGGGGAGGGCCTCAAAGAGACGTGTCCCATCAGCGGAGGGCAGGACGGCATCCTGTTTGTTCGCTATCCGGACGGACGTCCTACCGGCGACGCCTTCGTTTTGTTTGCCTGCGAGGAACACGCTCAGTGCGCTCTGAGGAAGCACAAGGAAATCCTGGGGAGGAGGTACATCGAGCTGTTCAAGAGCACCGCGGCCGAGGTCCAACAG GTGCTGAATCGGTACTCGTCAGCCCCCCTGATCCCCGTGGCGCCAGCCCCCTTGGTGTCGGTGTTGCCCGCAGTctctctcctgccccctcctggtggAATGAGGGACTGTCTGAGGCTGAGAGGGCTGCCGTACACGGCCAGCATCGAAGACATCCTCAACTTCCTGGGCGAGTTTACGCAAGACGTTAGGCAACATGGCGTGCACATGGTCCTCAACCAGCAG GGCCGTCCGTCAGGGGACTGCTTCATCCAGATGACCTCATTGGAGCGGGCGCTGCAGGCCTCGCAGCGGCTGCACAAGCAGGTCATGTTCAGCCAGCGTGGGTCGAACAGCCGCTACGTGGAAGTGTTCCCCTGCAGCGCAGAGGAGATGGGCCTGGTGCTGATGGGCGGctcgctcgcacacacacatacacacacacacacccggagCAGGAGTGGGACAGGGCTCAGCCCACCGCCATGTAAGTCGCGAC GCATATCTCCATCTTCCTATCCCTTCAGCCCTGCCCCCCCGGTCCTGCCGTGCGAGGCTGCTGCCCTTTACCCACCCATGGGCCAAGTGCTGCTGAGCCCCCACGCTCTGCCACCAGGACACCCCTACTACCCCGCCTCAGCCCAGCTATACATGAACTACACGGCGTACTATCCCAG cccACCTGGCTCACCTACCACCATAggctttttcccctccccctcttcaaTGTCCTCTCCAGGGGGGTTGGTACGCATGCCAGGTCTAACCTACAACAGCAGCGGCGTCAAAGACCTCATAAATGCAGTCCAAGGCTACCCG TATGCCCCCGAGGATGTTGTCTTGCGTGCACATGGGCCCGTGCATGCTCAGGACCCGACTGGGACATTAATTACTCACAAAGACTGGGTGTGTATTTCAGGTGTCTGA
- the esrp1 gene encoding epithelial splicing regulatory protein 1 isoform X3 — protein sequence MTAQVDYLVVLFTATSGASGDLLGSDEKELVQLVWQLVDLNNEKLGKVNELIIKPDLSESTEEKEDKDVVEEAVDGESGSKADSVFTATSFESALNLFHLQLTNEVNSAGAGTSVCLCTDGQLHIRQVIHPEAASKNILVPDCFYTFMDLRKEFKTHFPTSDLKALNVHAMADFLSVPSKLSAIWDPSDSVDPSAVLPSEVAVEQVQVMARIVLALLAQPFVHTFSSQERVSEKFETGTCSKMEKVCDSTVIRARGLPWQSSDQDIARFFRGLNIAKGGVALCLNAQGRRNGEALVRFINEEHRDLALQRHKHHMGNRYIEVYKATGEDFLKIAGGTSNEVAMFLSREDQIIVRMRGLPFTATHEQVLSFFSPGEGLKETCPISGGQDGILFVRYPDGRPTGDAFVLFACEEHAQCALRKHKEILGRRYIELFKSTAAEVQQVLNRYSSAPLIPVAPAPLVSVLPAVSLLPPPGGMRDCLRLRGLPYTASIEDILNFLGEFTQDVRQHGVHMVLNQQGRPSGDCFIQMTSLERALQASQRLHKQVMFSQRGSNSRYVEVFPCSAEEMGLVLMGGSLAHTHTHTHTRSRSGTGLSPPPCISPSSYPFSPAPPVLPCEAAALYPPMGQVLLSPHALPPGHPYYPASAQLYMNYTAYYPSPPGSPTTIGFFPSPSSMSSPGGLVRMPGLTYNSSGVKDLINAVQGYPYAPEDVVLRAHGPVHAQDPTGTLITHKDWSPVEPVSLPSSSLIGQSSLGDASLMSFPALMTKPVGQYLDLTLL from the exons ATGACGGCGCAGGTAGATTACCTTGTGGTGCTTTTCACCGCCACATCTGGCGCAAGCGGAGATCTACTGGGGAGTGACGAGAAGGAACTTGTGCAGTTGGTTTGGCAGCTGGTGGATTTAAATAACGAAAAG TTGGGCAAGGTGAATGAGCTCATCATAAAGCCTGACCTCTCAGAGTCcacagaagagaaagaggacaaggatgtggtggaggaggccgtGGACGGGGAGTCGGGATCCAAAGCCGACTCCGTCTTTACAGCCACGAGCTTTGAGTCGGCGTTAAACCTG TTTCACCTGCAACTGACAAACGAGGTCAACAGCGCAGGCGCAGGCACGTCGGTGTGTCTGTGTACCGACGGGCAGCTCCACATCCGTCAAGTGATTCACCCTGAGGCCGCCAGCAAG aACATCCTGGTCCCGGACTGTTTCTACACCTTTATGGACCTGCGGAAAGAATTTAAGACGCACTTTCCCACATCTGACCTCAAAGCCTTGAACGTCCACGCGATGGCAGACT TTCTTAGCGTCCCCTCTAAGCTGTCCGCCATTTGGGATCCCTCAGACTCAGTGGATCCTTCGGCCGTGTTGCCTTCAGAAGTCGCAGTGGAGCAGGTCCAGGTCATGGCCAGAATAGTCCTCGCCCTACTGGCTCAGCCATTTG TCCACACATTTTCTAGCCAGGAGAGAGTCAGCGAGAAATTTGAAACCGGCACTTG CAGTAAGATGGAGAAAGTGTGCGACAGCACGGTGATCCGAGCCAGGGGGCTGCCCTGGCAGTCCTCTGACCAGGACATCGCTCGGTTCTTCAGAGGACTCAACATCGCCAA AGGGGGGGTTGCACTTTGCCTTAATGCTCAGGGGAGGAGGAATGGAGAAGCTCTTGTTCGTTTCATCAACGAGGAACACCGAGACCTGgccctgcagagacacaaacaccacaTGGGCAACAGATACATAGAG GTTTACAAAGCGACAGGAGAAGACTTTCTGAAGATAGCCGGAG GTACCTCTAATGAGGTGGCCATGTTCCTGTCTCGTGAGGACCAGATCATAGTGAGAATGCGAGGTCTTCCTTTCACCGCCACCCACGAGCAGGTGCTCAGCTTCTTCTCGCCCGGGGAGGGCCTCAAAGAGACGTGTCCCATCAGCGGAGGGCAGGACGGCATCCTGTTTGTTCGCTATCCGGACGGACGTCCTACCGGCGACGCCTTCGTTTTGTTTGCCTGCGAGGAACACGCTCAGTGCGCTCTGAGGAAGCACAAGGAAATCCTGGGGAGGAGGTACATCGAGCTGTTCAAGAGCACCGCGGCCGAGGTCCAACAG GTGCTGAATCGGTACTCGTCAGCCCCCCTGATCCCCGTGGCGCCAGCCCCCTTGGTGTCGGTGTTGCCCGCAGTctctctcctgccccctcctggtggAATGAGGGACTGTCTGAGGCTGAGAGGGCTGCCGTACACGGCCAGCATCGAAGACATCCTCAACTTCCTGGGCGAGTTTACGCAAGACGTTAGGCAACATGGCGTGCACATGGTCCTCAACCAGCAG GGCCGTCCGTCAGGGGACTGCTTCATCCAGATGACCTCATTGGAGCGGGCGCTGCAGGCCTCGCAGCGGCTGCACAAGCAGGTCATGTTCAGCCAGCGTGGGTCGAACAGCCGCTACGTGGAAGTGTTCCCCTGCAGCGCAGAGGAGATGGGCCTGGTGCTGATGGGCGGctcgctcgcacacacacatacacacacacacacccggagCAGGAGTGGGACAGGGCTCAGCCCACCGCCAT GCATATCTCCATCTTCCTATCCCTTCAGCCCTGCCCCCCCGGTCCTGCCGTGCGAGGCTGCTGCCCTTTACCCACCCATGGGCCAAGTGCTGCTGAGCCCCCACGCTCTGCCACCAGGACACCCCTACTACCCCGCCTCAGCCCAGCTATACATGAACTACACGGCGTACTATCCCAG cccACCTGGCTCACCTACCACCATAggctttttcccctccccctcttcaaTGTCCTCTCCAGGGGGGTTGGTACGCATGCCAGGTCTAACCTACAACAGCAGCGGCGTCAAAGACCTCATAAATGCAGTCCAAGGCTACCCG TATGCCCCCGAGGATGTTGTCTTGCGTGCACATGGGCCCGTGCATGCTCAGGACCCGACTGGGACATTAATTACTCACAAAGACTGG AGTCCAGTAGAACCCGTTTCTCTCCCGAGCAGCAGCCTGATTGGTCAGTCAAGCTTAGGGGACGCTTCGCTCATGTCCTTCCCCGCTCTCATGACCAAGCCAGTGGGCCAGTACCTGGACCTGACTCTGCTGTAG
- the esrp1 gene encoding epithelial splicing regulatory protein 1 isoform X2, producing MTAQVDYLVVLFTATSGASGDLLGSDEKELVQLVWQLVDLNNEKLGKVNELIIKPDLSESTEEKEDKDVVEEAVDGESGSKADSVFTATSFESALNLFHLQLTNEVNSAGAGTSVCLCTDGQLHIRQVIHPEAASKNILVPDCFYTFMDLRKEFKTHFPTSDLKALNVHAMADFLSVPSKLSAIWDPSDSVDPSAVLPSEVAVEQVQVMARIVLALLAQPFVHTFSSQERVSEKFETGTCKMEKVCDSTVIRARGLPWQSSDQDIARFFRGLNIAKGGVALCLNAQGRRNGEALVRFINEEHRDLALQRHKHHMGNRYIEVYKATGEDFLKIAGGTSNEVAMFLSREDQIIVRMRGLPFTATHEQVLSFFSPGEGLKETCPISGGQDGILFVRYPDGRPTGDAFVLFACEEHAQCALRKHKEILGRRYIELFKSTAAEVQQVLNRYSSAPLIPVAPAPLVSVLPAVSLLPPPGGMRDCLRLRGLPYTASIEDILNFLGEFTQDVRQHGVHMVLNQQGRPSGDCFIQMTSLERALQASQRLHKQVMFSQRGSNSRYVEVFPCSAEEMGLVLMGGSLAHTHTHTHTRSRSGTGLSPPPCKSRRISPSSYPFSPAPPVLPCEAAALYPPMGQVLLSPHALPPGHPYYPASAQLYMNYTAYYPSPPGSPTTIGFFPSPSSMSSPGGLVRMPGLTYNSSGVKDLINAVQGYPYAPEDVVLRAHGPVHAQDPTGTLITHKDWSPVEPVSLPSSSLIGQSSLGDASLMSFPALMTKPVGQYLDLTLL from the exons ATGACGGCGCAGGTAGATTACCTTGTGGTGCTTTTCACCGCCACATCTGGCGCAAGCGGAGATCTACTGGGGAGTGACGAGAAGGAACTTGTGCAGTTGGTTTGGCAGCTGGTGGATTTAAATAACGAAAAG TTGGGCAAGGTGAATGAGCTCATCATAAAGCCTGACCTCTCAGAGTCcacagaagagaaagaggacaaggatgtggtggaggaggccgtGGACGGGGAGTCGGGATCCAAAGCCGACTCCGTCTTTACAGCCACGAGCTTTGAGTCGGCGTTAAACCTG TTTCACCTGCAACTGACAAACGAGGTCAACAGCGCAGGCGCAGGCACGTCGGTGTGTCTGTGTACCGACGGGCAGCTCCACATCCGTCAAGTGATTCACCCTGAGGCCGCCAGCAAG aACATCCTGGTCCCGGACTGTTTCTACACCTTTATGGACCTGCGGAAAGAATTTAAGACGCACTTTCCCACATCTGACCTCAAAGCCTTGAACGTCCACGCGATGGCAGACT TTCTTAGCGTCCCCTCTAAGCTGTCCGCCATTTGGGATCCCTCAGACTCAGTGGATCCTTCGGCCGTGTTGCCTTCAGAAGTCGCAGTGGAGCAGGTCCAGGTCATGGCCAGAATAGTCCTCGCCCTACTGGCTCAGCCATTTG TCCACACATTTTCTAGCCAGGAGAGAGTCAGCGAGAAATTTGAAACCGGCACTTG TAAGATGGAGAAAGTGTGCGACAGCACGGTGATCCGAGCCAGGGGGCTGCCCTGGCAGTCCTCTGACCAGGACATCGCTCGGTTCTTCAGAGGACTCAACATCGCCAA AGGGGGGGTTGCACTTTGCCTTAATGCTCAGGGGAGGAGGAATGGAGAAGCTCTTGTTCGTTTCATCAACGAGGAACACCGAGACCTGgccctgcagagacacaaacaccacaTGGGCAACAGATACATAGAG GTTTACAAAGCGACAGGAGAAGACTTTCTGAAGATAGCCGGAG GTACCTCTAATGAGGTGGCCATGTTCCTGTCTCGTGAGGACCAGATCATAGTGAGAATGCGAGGTCTTCCTTTCACCGCCACCCACGAGCAGGTGCTCAGCTTCTTCTCGCCCGGGGAGGGCCTCAAAGAGACGTGTCCCATCAGCGGAGGGCAGGACGGCATCCTGTTTGTTCGCTATCCGGACGGACGTCCTACCGGCGACGCCTTCGTTTTGTTTGCCTGCGAGGAACACGCTCAGTGCGCTCTGAGGAAGCACAAGGAAATCCTGGGGAGGAGGTACATCGAGCTGTTCAAGAGCACCGCGGCCGAGGTCCAACAG GTGCTGAATCGGTACTCGTCAGCCCCCCTGATCCCCGTGGCGCCAGCCCCCTTGGTGTCGGTGTTGCCCGCAGTctctctcctgccccctcctggtggAATGAGGGACTGTCTGAGGCTGAGAGGGCTGCCGTACACGGCCAGCATCGAAGACATCCTCAACTTCCTGGGCGAGTTTACGCAAGACGTTAGGCAACATGGCGTGCACATGGTCCTCAACCAGCAG GGCCGTCCGTCAGGGGACTGCTTCATCCAGATGACCTCATTGGAGCGGGCGCTGCAGGCCTCGCAGCGGCTGCACAAGCAGGTCATGTTCAGCCAGCGTGGGTCGAACAGCCGCTACGTGGAAGTGTTCCCCTGCAGCGCAGAGGAGATGGGCCTGGTGCTGATGGGCGGctcgctcgcacacacacatacacacacacacacccggagCAGGAGTGGGACAGGGCTCAGCCCACCGCCATGTAAGTCGCGAC GCATATCTCCATCTTCCTATCCCTTCAGCCCTGCCCCCCCGGTCCTGCCGTGCGAGGCTGCTGCCCTTTACCCACCCATGGGCCAAGTGCTGCTGAGCCCCCACGCTCTGCCACCAGGACACCCCTACTACCCCGCCTCAGCCCAGCTATACATGAACTACACGGCGTACTATCCCAG cccACCTGGCTCACCTACCACCATAggctttttcccctccccctcttcaaTGTCCTCTCCAGGGGGGTTGGTACGCATGCCAGGTCTAACCTACAACAGCAGCGGCGTCAAAGACCTCATAAATGCAGTCCAAGGCTACCCG TATGCCCCCGAGGATGTTGTCTTGCGTGCACATGGGCCCGTGCATGCTCAGGACCCGACTGGGACATTAATTACTCACAAAGACTGG AGTCCAGTAGAACCCGTTTCTCTCCCGAGCAGCAGCCTGATTGGTCAGTCAAGCTTAGGGGACGCTTCGCTCATGTCCTTCCCCGCTCTCATGACCAAGCCAGTGGGCCAGTACCTGGACCTGACTCTGCTGTAG
- the esrp1 gene encoding epithelial splicing regulatory protein 1 isoform X1, with the protein MTAQVDYLVVLFTATSGASGDLLGSDEKELVQLVWQLVDLNNEKLGKVNELIIKPDLSESTEEKEDKDVVEEAVDGESGSKADSVFTATSFESALNLFHLQLTNEVNSAGAGTSVCLCTDGQLHIRQVIHPEAASKNILVPDCFYTFMDLRKEFKTHFPTSDLKALNVHAMADFLSVPSKLSAIWDPSDSVDPSAVLPSEVAVEQVQVMARIVLALLAQPFVHTFSSQERVSEKFETGTCSKMEKVCDSTVIRARGLPWQSSDQDIARFFRGLNIAKGGVALCLNAQGRRNGEALVRFINEEHRDLALQRHKHHMGNRYIEVYKATGEDFLKIAGGTSNEVAMFLSREDQIIVRMRGLPFTATHEQVLSFFSPGEGLKETCPISGGQDGILFVRYPDGRPTGDAFVLFACEEHAQCALRKHKEILGRRYIELFKSTAAEVQQVLNRYSSAPLIPVAPAPLVSVLPAVSLLPPPGGMRDCLRLRGLPYTASIEDILNFLGEFTQDVRQHGVHMVLNQQGRPSGDCFIQMTSLERALQASQRLHKQVMFSQRGSNSRYVEVFPCSAEEMGLVLMGGSLAHTHTHTHTRSRSGTGLSPPPCKSRRISPSSYPFSPAPPVLPCEAAALYPPMGQVLLSPHALPPGHPYYPASAQLYMNYTAYYPSPPGSPTTIGFFPSPSSMSSPGGLVRMPGLTYNSSGVKDLINAVQGYPYAPEDVVLRAHGPVHAQDPTGTLITHKDWSPVEPVSLPSSSLIGQSSLGDASLMSFPALMTKPVGQYLDLTLL; encoded by the exons ATGACGGCGCAGGTAGATTACCTTGTGGTGCTTTTCACCGCCACATCTGGCGCAAGCGGAGATCTACTGGGGAGTGACGAGAAGGAACTTGTGCAGTTGGTTTGGCAGCTGGTGGATTTAAATAACGAAAAG TTGGGCAAGGTGAATGAGCTCATCATAAAGCCTGACCTCTCAGAGTCcacagaagagaaagaggacaaggatgtggtggaggaggccgtGGACGGGGAGTCGGGATCCAAAGCCGACTCCGTCTTTACAGCCACGAGCTTTGAGTCGGCGTTAAACCTG TTTCACCTGCAACTGACAAACGAGGTCAACAGCGCAGGCGCAGGCACGTCGGTGTGTCTGTGTACCGACGGGCAGCTCCACATCCGTCAAGTGATTCACCCTGAGGCCGCCAGCAAG aACATCCTGGTCCCGGACTGTTTCTACACCTTTATGGACCTGCGGAAAGAATTTAAGACGCACTTTCCCACATCTGACCTCAAAGCCTTGAACGTCCACGCGATGGCAGACT TTCTTAGCGTCCCCTCTAAGCTGTCCGCCATTTGGGATCCCTCAGACTCAGTGGATCCTTCGGCCGTGTTGCCTTCAGAAGTCGCAGTGGAGCAGGTCCAGGTCATGGCCAGAATAGTCCTCGCCCTACTGGCTCAGCCATTTG TCCACACATTTTCTAGCCAGGAGAGAGTCAGCGAGAAATTTGAAACCGGCACTTG CAGTAAGATGGAGAAAGTGTGCGACAGCACGGTGATCCGAGCCAGGGGGCTGCCCTGGCAGTCCTCTGACCAGGACATCGCTCGGTTCTTCAGAGGACTCAACATCGCCAA AGGGGGGGTTGCACTTTGCCTTAATGCTCAGGGGAGGAGGAATGGAGAAGCTCTTGTTCGTTTCATCAACGAGGAACACCGAGACCTGgccctgcagagacacaaacaccacaTGGGCAACAGATACATAGAG GTTTACAAAGCGACAGGAGAAGACTTTCTGAAGATAGCCGGAG GTACCTCTAATGAGGTGGCCATGTTCCTGTCTCGTGAGGACCAGATCATAGTGAGAATGCGAGGTCTTCCTTTCACCGCCACCCACGAGCAGGTGCTCAGCTTCTTCTCGCCCGGGGAGGGCCTCAAAGAGACGTGTCCCATCAGCGGAGGGCAGGACGGCATCCTGTTTGTTCGCTATCCGGACGGACGTCCTACCGGCGACGCCTTCGTTTTGTTTGCCTGCGAGGAACACGCTCAGTGCGCTCTGAGGAAGCACAAGGAAATCCTGGGGAGGAGGTACATCGAGCTGTTCAAGAGCACCGCGGCCGAGGTCCAACAG GTGCTGAATCGGTACTCGTCAGCCCCCCTGATCCCCGTGGCGCCAGCCCCCTTGGTGTCGGTGTTGCCCGCAGTctctctcctgccccctcctggtggAATGAGGGACTGTCTGAGGCTGAGAGGGCTGCCGTACACGGCCAGCATCGAAGACATCCTCAACTTCCTGGGCGAGTTTACGCAAGACGTTAGGCAACATGGCGTGCACATGGTCCTCAACCAGCAG GGCCGTCCGTCAGGGGACTGCTTCATCCAGATGACCTCATTGGAGCGGGCGCTGCAGGCCTCGCAGCGGCTGCACAAGCAGGTCATGTTCAGCCAGCGTGGGTCGAACAGCCGCTACGTGGAAGTGTTCCCCTGCAGCGCAGAGGAGATGGGCCTGGTGCTGATGGGCGGctcgctcgcacacacacatacacacacacacacccggagCAGGAGTGGGACAGGGCTCAGCCCACCGCCATGTAAGTCGCGAC GCATATCTCCATCTTCCTATCCCTTCAGCCCTGCCCCCCCGGTCCTGCCGTGCGAGGCTGCTGCCCTTTACCCACCCATGGGCCAAGTGCTGCTGAGCCCCCACGCTCTGCCACCAGGACACCCCTACTACCCCGCCTCAGCCCAGCTATACATGAACTACACGGCGTACTATCCCAG cccACCTGGCTCACCTACCACCATAggctttttcccctccccctcttcaaTGTCCTCTCCAGGGGGGTTGGTACGCATGCCAGGTCTAACCTACAACAGCAGCGGCGTCAAAGACCTCATAAATGCAGTCCAAGGCTACCCG TATGCCCCCGAGGATGTTGTCTTGCGTGCACATGGGCCCGTGCATGCTCAGGACCCGACTGGGACATTAATTACTCACAAAGACTGG AGTCCAGTAGAACCCGTTTCTCTCCCGAGCAGCAGCCTGATTGGTCAGTCAAGCTTAGGGGACGCTTCGCTCATGTCCTTCCCCGCTCTCATGACCAAGCCAGTGGGCCAGTACCTGGACCTGACTCTGCTGTAG